From Alienimonas californiensis, a single genomic window includes:
- a CDS encoding glycoside hydrolase family 57 protein, producing the protein MTAPAQLAFVWHQHQPYYPDDVARENPMPWVRLHCTKDYLGMALHIKEVPEFRCAINLVPSLLVQINQYVEGRSDRHLDVSKMPADGLGAGDAAYLMDNFFMANAETMVRPHARYRELHELRGFGRSSAEDAARRFTERDVRDLQIWSNLTWVHELVFERDDDLREFREKGRHWTESEKEWFFKRQRELVAEVIPIHKELSEGGQVDLTTTPMYHPILPLLWNKESAHEAMPGCPLPQYLERYEEDAREQIRRGVEYHTEQFGAPPAGMWPSEGSVSQAILAEIAAAGVPWIATDEEILAHSTNGLVSRDGRGHLKNPDKLFRPWDLNATLPNGEPLRAVFRDHAMSDGIGFNYQRMDPHAAAHDLLGKVDGIRRAVEEANGGRPALVPVVLDGENCWEYYPDGGVGFLRTLYRECVAHSTINPVRVSDHIKENPPTDRVDRLFAGSWINHDFYIWIGHKEDRDGWDRLHETREYLKAAEAEDADPEAVKKAWEELYIAEGSDWFWWYGDDRSSGQDDLFDDLFRRHLRNVYKLLGGDPPANLDVPITNAEPKQTHTLPTGFVSATPNGRPTYFEWVSAGKYAPGNDRGTMAIVTDGLIQEALFGFDLTPGTVEDGGGRFCLRVDTNDRAADDLAGLDALRVRFQDPEGVEIRVTDLGDGTPVAKVIRGGKAVKSADPRVGLDRIFELTVPLADLGVEPGDPVHFAVEAVRGESSEDRAPREGSIRLECPNADFERERWQA; encoded by the coding sequence ATGACGGCTCCCGCGCAACTGGCGTTCGTCTGGCATCAGCACCAGCCGTATTACCCGGACGACGTCGCCCGCGAGAACCCCATGCCCTGGGTTCGCCTGCACTGCACCAAGGACTATCTGGGGATGGCTCTGCACATTAAAGAGGTGCCGGAGTTCCGTTGCGCGATCAACCTCGTGCCGAGCCTGCTGGTTCAAATTAACCAGTACGTCGAGGGTCGCAGCGACCGCCACCTGGACGTCTCGAAGATGCCGGCCGACGGGCTGGGCGCCGGCGACGCGGCGTACCTGATGGACAACTTCTTCATGGCAAACGCGGAGACGATGGTGCGTCCCCACGCCCGCTACCGGGAGCTGCACGAGCTCCGCGGGTTCGGCCGCAGCAGCGCCGAGGACGCCGCCCGCCGCTTCACCGAGCGGGACGTGCGCGACCTCCAGATCTGGAGCAACCTCACCTGGGTGCACGAACTCGTTTTTGAACGGGACGACGACCTCCGCGAGTTCCGCGAGAAGGGCCGTCACTGGACGGAGTCCGAGAAGGAATGGTTCTTCAAGCGGCAGCGGGAGTTGGTCGCGGAGGTGATCCCGATCCATAAGGAGCTGTCCGAGGGCGGGCAGGTGGACCTGACCACCACGCCGATGTACCACCCGATTCTGCCGCTGCTATGGAATAAGGAGAGCGCCCACGAGGCGATGCCCGGCTGTCCGCTGCCGCAATATCTGGAGCGGTACGAGGAGGACGCCCGGGAGCAGATCCGCCGCGGCGTGGAATATCACACGGAGCAGTTCGGCGCCCCGCCGGCCGGCATGTGGCCCAGCGAGGGTAGCGTGTCGCAGGCGATTCTGGCGGAGATCGCCGCCGCCGGCGTGCCCTGGATCGCCACGGACGAGGAGATCCTCGCCCACAGCACCAACGGGCTGGTCAGCCGCGACGGCCGGGGGCATCTCAAGAACCCCGACAAGCTGTTCCGCCCCTGGGACCTCAACGCCACGCTGCCGAACGGCGAACCCTTGCGGGCCGTCTTCCGCGATCACGCGATGAGCGACGGCATCGGATTTAATTATCAGCGGATGGACCCCCACGCCGCCGCCCACGACCTGCTGGGCAAGGTGGACGGCATCCGCCGGGCGGTCGAAGAGGCCAACGGCGGCCGGCCGGCGCTGGTGCCGGTTGTCCTCGACGGCGAGAACTGCTGGGAATATTACCCGGACGGCGGCGTCGGCTTCCTGCGGACGCTCTACCGGGAATGCGTCGCCCACTCGACCATCAACCCGGTCCGGGTCTCCGACCATATCAAGGAAAACCCGCCGACCGACCGCGTCGACCGGCTGTTCGCCGGGTCGTGGATTAATCACGACTTCTATATCTGGATCGGCCACAAGGAGGACCGCGACGGCTGGGACCGCCTGCACGAAACCCGCGAATACCTCAAGGCCGCGGAGGCCGAGGACGCCGACCCCGAGGCGGTGAAGAAGGCCTGGGAGGAACTGTATATCGCCGAGGGTTCCGACTGGTTCTGGTGGTACGGCGACGACCGCAGCAGCGGGCAGGACGACCTGTTCGACGACCTGTTCCGCCGGCACCTGCGGAACGTCTATAAGCTGCTCGGCGGCGATCCGCCGGCGAACCTCGACGTGCCCATCACGAACGCGGAGCCCAAGCAGACGCACACGCTGCCCACCGGCTTCGTCAGCGCCACCCCCAACGGGCGACCCACCTATTTCGAGTGGGTCAGCGCCGGCAAGTACGCCCCCGGCAACGACCGCGGCACGATGGCCATCGTCACGGACGGGCTGATTCAGGAGGCGCTGTTCGGCTTCGACCTGACCCCCGGCACGGTGGAGGACGGCGGAGGCCGCTTCTGCCTGCGGGTGGACACGAACGACCGCGCCGCCGACGACCTCGCCGGTCTGGACGCCCTGCGGGTGCGGTTCCAGGACCCGGAGGGCGTGGAGATTCGCGTCACTGACCTCGGCGACGGCACGCCCGTCGCCAAGGTGATCCGCGGGGGCAAAGCGGTGAAGAGCGCCGACCCGCGGGTCGGGCTGGACCGGATCTTCGAGTTGACCGTGCCGCTGGCGGACCTCGGCGTGGAGCCGGGCGACCCGGTGCATTTCGCGGTGGAGGCGGTCCGCGGCGAATCCAGCGAGGACCGCGCCCCCCGCGAGGGCAGCATCCGTTTGGAGTGCCCCAACGCCGATTTCGAACGCGAACGCTGGCAGGCGTGA
- the glgA gene encoding glycogen synthase GlgA — protein sequence MRLLLISSEAVPYSKTGGLADVSTALAKALAAAGHDVSLVLPHHVQVQTKNRRPPRSLDGPKLSVRLGDRTVKAGSGWDVLPAPGPDGERREVRVLFVDQPDYFDRPGLYGDPAGDYEDNAERFIFFSRAALELAKVLALRPQCVHANDWQTGLVPAMLADDYLGTPGFEETGSVFTIHNLAFQGSFPHWDMRRTGLNWERFHYTQLEHHGRLNLLKAGIVAADKVTTVSPTYAEEIRTDALGYGLEGALINRGADLSGVLNGVDPAEWSPAADPYLAMNYTAANVAEGKAACKEALRNELKLEVPESGEPGSPLFGMISRMTDQKGFDLIAGCAEELMATGAQFAFLGTGDPRYEGFVRHLSNQYPGQVAGFVGFDNGLAHRIEAGCDAYLMPSLYEPCGLNQMYSLAYGTVPVVHAVGGLADTVVDASPENLKSGAANGFVFDQPVPTALAETVRRAVDCYRKTPDVWAQLVQTGMAADHSWDASAAEYVQLYRSAAARHAVA from the coding sequence ATGCGCCTCCTCCTCATCAGCAGCGAGGCCGTTCCGTACAGCAAAACCGGCGGATTGGCGGACGTCTCCACCGCGTTGGCCAAGGCCCTGGCCGCCGCGGGACACGACGTCTCCCTCGTGTTGCCGCACCACGTTCAGGTGCAGACGAAGAACCGCCGGCCGCCGCGGAGCCTCGACGGCCCCAAGCTGTCGGTGCGGCTGGGCGATCGCACGGTGAAGGCCGGCAGCGGGTGGGACGTCCTGCCGGCCCCCGGCCCGGACGGCGAACGCCGGGAGGTCCGCGTGCTGTTCGTCGATCAGCCGGACTACTTCGACCGCCCCGGCCTCTACGGCGACCCGGCCGGCGATTACGAGGACAACGCGGAGCGCTTCATCTTCTTCAGCCGGGCCGCCCTCGAACTGGCCAAGGTCCTCGCCCTGCGGCCGCAGTGCGTGCACGCCAACGACTGGCAGACCGGGCTGGTCCCCGCGATGCTCGCCGACGACTACCTCGGCACGCCCGGCTTCGAGGAGACCGGCAGCGTCTTCACGATTCACAACCTCGCCTTCCAGGGCAGTTTCCCCCACTGGGACATGCGGCGGACCGGCCTGAACTGGGAGCGCTTCCACTACACCCAGTTGGAGCACCACGGCCGGCTCAACCTGCTCAAAGCGGGCATCGTCGCGGCGGATAAAGTGACCACCGTCTCGCCCACCTACGCCGAAGAGATCCGGACCGACGCGCTGGGCTACGGCTTGGAGGGGGCGCTGATTAATCGCGGCGCCGATCTGTCCGGCGTGCTCAACGGCGTGGATCCGGCGGAGTGGAGCCCGGCGGCCGATCCGTACCTCGCCATGAACTACACCGCCGCGAACGTCGCGGAGGGGAAGGCCGCCTGCAAGGAGGCCCTGCGAAACGAACTGAAGCTGGAAGTCCCCGAGTCGGGCGAGCCGGGCTCGCCGCTGTTCGGCATGATCTCCCGCATGACCGATCAGAAGGGGTTCGACCTGATCGCCGGCTGCGCCGAGGAGTTGATGGCGACCGGCGCCCAGTTCGCGTTCCTCGGCACCGGCGATCCTCGCTACGAAGGCTTCGTGCGGCACCTGTCGAACCAGTATCCGGGGCAGGTGGCCGGCTTCGTCGGCTTCGACAACGGCCTGGCCCACCGCATCGAGGCCGGCTGCGACGCCTACCTGATGCCCAGCCTGTACGAACCCTGCGGGCTGAACCAGATGTATTCGCTGGCCTACGGCACGGTCCCGGTCGTGCACGCCGTCGGCGGGCTGGCCGACACCGTCGTCGACGCCTCCCCGGAGAACCTGAAAAGCGGCGCCGCCAACGGCTTCGTGTTCGACCAGCCGGTCCCCACGGCGTTGGCGGAGACCGTCCGCCGGGCGGTGGACTGCTACCGCAAAACGCCGGACGTCTGGGCACAGCTCGTTCAAACCGGGATGGCCGCCGACCACTCCTGGGACGCCTCCGCCGCCGAGTACGTTCAGCTCTACCGCTCCGCCGCCGCGCGTCACGCCGTCGCCTGA
- the galT gene encoding galactose-1-phosphate uridylyltransferase, which yields MSDLRKDPVTGRWVIIAPDRAKRPVHHEPVFRLASDRLDPFAEGNEGLTPPEILAFRSSDSAPNGPGWRVRVVPNKFPALRTDEELKKRGVGLYDTMTGVGAHEVVIECPHYEESLARLPVDNVREVLGAYKDRLLDLKRDVRLVHALIFKNKGALAGASLEHAHSQLIVTSVVPISVWEEMTGALEFYNYRGRCVYQDMLDQELDSRERVVLETADYAAVCPFASRFPFETWIIPKHHASHYETSSDAQIASLARVLKTTLSKLELALDDPPYNYVLHTAPFDTPELPHYRWHLEVFPRLTRVAGFEWGSGFYINPVPPEEAAEFLRNVDVPQNYGRAAADEPAVKVRKAG from the coding sequence ATGAGCGACCTGCGCAAGGACCCCGTGACCGGCCGGTGGGTCATCATCGCCCCGGACCGCGCCAAGCGGCCGGTGCATCACGAGCCGGTGTTCCGCCTCGCCTCCGACCGCCTCGACCCCTTCGCCGAGGGGAACGAGGGCCTGACCCCGCCGGAAATTCTGGCGTTCCGCTCCTCCGACAGCGCCCCCAACGGCCCCGGCTGGCGGGTGCGGGTCGTGCCGAACAAGTTCCCCGCACTGCGGACCGACGAGGAATTAAAGAAGCGGGGCGTGGGCCTGTACGACACGATGACCGGCGTCGGCGCCCACGAGGTCGTCATTGAGTGCCCGCACTACGAGGAAAGCCTCGCCCGCCTGCCGGTCGACAACGTCCGCGAGGTGCTCGGCGCCTACAAGGACCGCCTGCTGGACCTCAAACGGGACGTGCGGCTGGTGCACGCCCTGATCTTCAAGAACAAGGGGGCCCTGGCCGGCGCCAGCCTGGAGCACGCCCACAGCCAACTCATCGTCACCAGCGTGGTGCCGATCAGCGTGTGGGAGGAGATGACCGGCGCCCTGGAGTTCTATAACTACCGCGGCCGGTGCGTCTATCAGGACATGCTGGATCAGGAGCTGGACTCCCGGGAGCGGGTCGTGCTGGAGACCGCGGACTACGCCGCCGTCTGCCCGTTCGCCTCCCGGTTCCCCTTTGAAACCTGGATCATCCCCAAGCACCACGCCAGTCACTACGAGACGAGCTCCGACGCCCAGATCGCCTCGCTGGCCCGGGTGTTGAAGACCACGCTGTCGAAGCTCGAGCTGGCCCTGGACGACCCGCCGTACAACTACGTGTTGCACACGGCCCCGTTCGACACGCCGGAACTGCCGCACTATCGCTGGCATCTGGAGGTGTTCCCGCGGCTGACGCGGGTCGCCGGATTCGAGTGGGGCAGCGGGTTCTATATCAACCCAGTTCCGCCGGAGGAGGCCGCGGAGTTTCTGCGGAACGTCGACGTGCCGCAGAACTACGGCCGCGCTGCCGCCGACGAACCCGCCGTCAAGGTCCGCAAAGCCGGCTGA